TCTGTTTGAAGGCGTCGTGCTGTCGGCTGCGGCGATCGCTTTCGGCTGCGTCGCCTTTGCGGATTTTCTCAACCACACCATAAAGCCGAAAGATCAGACATCGCTCGCCAGCAGCCGAAGCGGGAACGGTCCGCATGCCGGCGTCGATTATTCCGCAACCGGCTCGATCATTTCTCTCAGGCAGCCGCCTGCGCTCAGCCCCTGCGAGAAGAAGTAGCCCCACCGCCAAGCCGGGGCCGCTTTTCAACACGAAAATCATAAGTCCGCCACGGACTTTATGACACTCTGGACAAGAGGATCATGCGTCCTCTATAACGCGCGGCGCTCGGCGTTTTCGCCTTGCCTGCCCAGGTAGCTCAGTTGGTAGAGCATGCGACTGAAAATCGCAGTGTCGGTGGTTCAATTCCTCCCCTGGGCACCATCACCTTATCCATAGCCGTCCGCCGGCTCCCACCACCGCTTGAAATTGCAGCCTTTTGGGCGTTTCATCGTCCATAAGCTTCTGCGACCATCCGCACCTATCCAACGATTTTGATGGTATCGCCGTTGGTAGCCAGAGGGCTGTCGGTATCGGCGCGAATTTGGGCGGGAATCGAATTGCCTCTGACGGACATAAAATGCCGGAGCACAAAGCCAGGCGAGGCCCTTCGTAAACTGTCAGACGGCGGCGGCCTGCAATTATGGGTGCATCCGAACGGGGCGAAGCTCTGGCGGGTCGTGCCCGCTGCTATTCGGAGTTTCCTGCTCGAACCGGAGATAGCCATCCCGCATCGGCTTTGACCATCTCGGTCGCATACATGGTCTGCCAGCCCTCTACGCCTTGCGGGTACCAGAAGACATGGCGATAGCCGAGGCCGGCAAGCCGCTTCGCCGCGTTCCAGCCATCCCAGCATCGCGGATGACAAAAGACGACAATGGGCTGATCCAGGTTGGCCGCGGTGAGAGCCAAAACACGCGCTTCGAAGGCCTGCGCGAAAGCCGGATCGGCGGTTCCGCTCCCTGCGCCTGGCAGCCAAACAGCACCGCGGATGGAAAGATGCGTCGGTGTGAAAAGCGCGCTGTTTGAACTCTCGGTCGGCTTTTTGTCGAGCTCCGCGACATCGAGAAAGATCGGATGAATGCTGTCTTTCAGTTGGGCGACGGCGTCCGTCTGAACGACTGTCCCGCCTGTCAGCGAACCAGGTGTTTCGCCATGCATCGGACCGTTCCAGAGGCCTGGTGGTTCGGGCGCCGCAGCCAATACGTAAGTGGCAAATGAACCCGCCAGCATCAAAGAAACGACAAATGACCGCGCCATTTAGTATTCGCCATGCAACGTTCAAGGGCGGTCGCAATCTACGGCAGGCCAAGCGCCGAACAAGTGTGCGATAAGCGCATTGCTCATTTATTGATAAAGATCGAGGCGCCGGAGCCGGCGATCGGGTTAAAAGCCATCGGTCAAAATGGAACTTTCCAAAAGAGTTTGGGCGCGAAGGTCAGTGTCTCGCCCGATTTGACTTTGCACCGTCCGAATGTCCAAGGCGCCGTATCGGGAGATTGCTTAAATCGGCGGTCCTAACGGCGCTCCCTTCCGATTCTATCGCGGGGACGAACCTCTCTCTTTGAATAAGCTTTGATGACGAGAGTTACGTCAGGAAAAAATCTGGCAGCTGTAGCTTTTGTCTTGCTCATGCACAAAACGCACATGACACCGATAGATACTGTCGTCTTTTGTTTCTGCTCTTTTGAATAAATAAATCTAAACGGTCATGCGCGTCTTTATTTACGGAAAATCGGGAAGTTTCGGAAGCATCCTTTGGGCATTCTTGTCGTTGCTGAGCGCGCAGCGCGCATCCTACCCCTAAAGAACTGACAGAGATCTAGGGCGCGTGATCATCACGCTATCACGCCGGGCGTT
The Methyloferula stellata AR4 DNA segment above includes these coding regions:
- a CDS encoding rhodanese-like domain-containing protein; translated protein: MARSFVVSLMLAGSFATYVLAAAPEPPGLWNGPMHGETPGSLTGGTVVQTDAVAQLKDSIHPIFLDVAELDKKPTESSNSALFTPTHLSIRGAVWLPGAGSGTADPAFAQAFEARVLALTAANLDQPIVVFCHPRCWDGWNAAKRLAGLGYRHVFWYPQGVEGWQTMYATEMVKADAGWLSPVRAGNSE
- a CDS encoding Arm DNA-binding domain-containing protein, whose protein sequence is MVSPLVARGLSVSARIWAGIELPLTDIKCRSTKPGEALRKLSDGGGLQLWVHPNGAKLWRVVPAAIRSFLLEPEIAIPHRL